The window aattccaatgatagccttcgtggaaggaggaatgactattccgaTGGGGAAAATAACTAGGGACTATCtgcgtggtcataggttggccccccatcaatgcaccgctaatgtattccggatcctggggtgtgtcgaagccctgaacgatcagatgaacctcggcctctcatggcacgacgtggttcatctttacGAATGCCATAAACTCGGCGACACATACTATCTAAAGTCTAGGGTTGACGCAGTGAGGTTGATATCTTGCCTTTCGAAGTCtagcaaaggcttgaaggacgaccatttgatcgtctccgggcCATGGTCTGACGGTcctcactgtccgactagggaGGGAAAACCAGGTGGGGTGTCGTAGAATTAGATGCCGTGGGGAGGATTTTGGTTTCAAGCTCCTCcacccctttttcttttacttgctTTAGATTTGTTGGTTTGATTGCATGTttcctcggactaacataaatcGTTTGACGGCCTTTGCAGACAAGAAGCTAACCACTCCTCGGCTGAGCCTAGTCAATGTCCCAGCtctaaattacctcctgaggtccgAGATTTTTGTTAGCAGGGACGGACAACTACGGTCGGCTCCTTTAATTTTGGATTATACTCCACTCACACGAGCCCAGGTAGAAGCCGGGCAAGCTATAAGGGCCGGTAGTCCGAGATTAGCACGGATTGACGTGTCCATACCAGGGTTCCTCGCTGATACAGACTTGCCTCCAATTCAATTACCCCCCCAACACGTTTTTCCCCCAGTAGTTATCCCAGAGGTGGAGTCCGGCTCTtcgcattcatccttagaggatcagatagaccGGTTCCAATTTACTGAGGAAGGGGAGGCCTCAGTCAGAGTAGTAGAGATCTCCGACTCTGACGCTGATTTGGACCGTGCCTCAGCGGCTCCTGGTACTGGTTTGGTCGTCGCACAGCCTGATCTTAGCGAGGAcacagaggaagaagaaggaatggacctcCAGCCGAGGACTGGTCTCAGGGGCCTTCTATCCAACAGGTCCAAAGGGCAGACCTCTAAGGAGGCCTCGAGAGAACAGATCGTTTCCAAAGCCCCCGCTCTTCCTCCCCCTCCCTCGTCGGGTGCGGCGCTGAAGCCTATGCCTAATCTAAAgcgaaaaaggcctgtagaagagGCAGAGGAGGGGGAGGTCGCCCGTGAGAAGGccgggcctaaaaagaagggcaaggaaacAAAAGAGACCCGGGAAAAAAGAACAAGGTCCACTGAGAGCCGAGATGAGGCGGTCACTCAGAGGGTACCTCGGACatggtctcctcggatcgagCTAGATGGCGCTCCAATCCTCTGGGATGCGACGCTATGGGAGTCCCAGCGCGAGCCAGCTTCGTTCTTGGCTGAAGCGTTGCAGCAACCTCTTCTCTTGCCTCGTGATATGGAAGGCCTCAGGAAGATTCGTCAACCGGAgcttttcatgtcactgaagagggacatggctgtggtaagtggaatcttctatcttATCTTTGTGTTGAGAACCTTCTTATCGTCTTATCCTGGTATCGTCCTCATTTCCGTCTGAGTACAGGTCACccaacaaatttatgttgctgaggagtgggccaagcAAGCTCGGGAGGATGCGCATAAGGAGGCTCAGTCCCGTGCCACAGCTGAGAGGGCCGCGAGCGATCTCAAACGAGATCTTGATCGTAAGGATCATGAgctgaaagaaacaaagaaggcCACGGTgagtgcagaggctggcctgaagaCTGCTGAAAAGCAAACCGAAGAGCTGCGCAAGCAGCTCCGACACTCTGAGGAAAAACTGTCAGCGGAGCAACAAGCGGTCTCGGAGCTTAGGGCCGAGCTCGCAAGGGCGAAGGAGGAAGCCCTTTTGTCCAGGGAGGTTGCCGAGAAGGCTGTGGCGGCTTCGTATGAACGTGGAGTTCACGATACCGAGGAAAGATTGACCGAGGAAATCGCCACTGTCTGCAGGGATTATGTCACCTCGACCTGGGGATTGGCCATGGATAGGGCAGCCGTTCCCgcagattctgatctcaggaaagctgagaacatcttttatCCTGCCGAGATACGTGAGACACCTGGGGAGGTTGCTTCCACTGAGCCTCTTCCAGCAGATCCCCCCATTCCCGAGACTGGCAGCATGGAACAAACTACGCAGGGCCAGTCACCCGAGGATAGTCTTCCTATCAGCGAGATCCTCGCCCAGGCCCAGGGGATCGCCCCGGAGAACCCAGCAGTGGATGATCAGCCTGCCCCAACTCAGGGCCCTTAGGGACGTAGACTAGGAATTCGTCTGTCCCgcttttgtactttgttttgtttgatccttacttaatattttagaaCTGAATTACTTTGAACTTTATATGACAAAAGTTATTTGATTACGTATATCGCTGCcttactttattttgtttttatcatgGATGAATATTGGTCTTACCCTTTTACTGCTTTAAAATCGAACAATAATAAATGAACAATAATAAAATCCGCGCAGGACTTGGGCTCCCTTCAACGCTCTTCGTGAATCAGGAACGATTAACCCTTGATGTAAGaattgcgtggttaatttcccccaagtctgtggtccgaggagccatgcaggacttgggttctgtttaacgcttactgagaattgttgtgtggttaatttcccccaagtctgtggtccgaggagccatgcaggacttgggttctgtttaacgcttactgagaattgttgtgtggttaatttcccccaagtctgtggtccgaggagccatgcaggacttgggttctgtttaacgcttactgagaaccgttgtgtggttaatttcccccaagtctgtggtccgaggagccatgcaggacttgggttctgtttaacgcttactgagaaccgttgtgtggttaatttcccccaagtctgtggtccgaggagccatgcaggacttgggttctgtttaacgcttactgagaaccgttgtgtggttaatttcccccaagtctgtggtccgaggagccatgcaggacttgggttctgtttaacgcttactgagaatcgttgtgtggttaatttcccccaagcctgtggtccgaggagccatgcaggacttgggttctgtttaacgcttactgagaattgttgtgtggttaatttcccccaagtctgtggtccgaggagccatgcaggacttgggttctgtttaacgcttactgagaattgttgtgtggttaatttcccccaagtctgtggtccgaggagccatgcaggacttgggttctgtttaacgcttactgagaatcgttgtgtggttaatttcccccaagcctgtggtccgaggagccatgcaggacttgggttctgtttaacgcttactgagaaccgttgtgtggttaatttcccccaagtctgtggtccaaggagccatgcaggacttgggttctgtttaacgcttattgagaaccgttgtgtggttaatttcccccaagtctgtggtccgaggagccatgcaggacttgggttctgtttaacgcttactgagaatcgttgtgtggttaatttcccccaagcctgtggtccgaggagccatgcaggacttgggttctgtttaacgcttactgagaattgttgtgtggttaattttccccaagtctgtggtccgaggagccatgcaggacttgggttctgtttaacgcttactgagaattgttgtgtggttaatttcccccaagtctgtggtccgaggagccatgcaggacttgggttctgtttaacgcttactgagaatcgttgtgtggttaatttcccccaagcctgtggtccgaggagccatgcaggacttgggttctgtttaacgcttactgagaaccgttgtgtggttaatttcccccaagtctgtggtccaaggagccatgcaggacttgggttctgtttaacgcttattgaaGATTGCACAATAGAGCTACATCAAGCAAAATAttcttcattaataaaagtaccttttcaggttatttacattccacggacgtggcactacacgttcatccaagtcttccaaatagTACGCTCCAATGCCAGCCACAGAGGTGATACGGTATGGATCCTCCCAATTCGGCCCGAGTTTTCCCCAGGCAAGGTTCCTCGCATTGCCGAGGACTTTCCTTAGCACTAGGTCCCCAGGCGTCAACGGccttgacttcaccttggcgtcataGCCCCGCTTGAGCTTTTGCTGGTACTGAGTTAGATGCACCATCGCGCAATCCCTTCTCTCTTCAAGGAGGTCCAGGCTTTTCTCTAGAAGCCCGTTGTTAACGATAGGGTCGAATGTAGCAGTCCTCTGggagggaaagtttatctctaatgggatgacggcctcggccccgtaggttaatgaaaagggggtttctcccgtggatcggcggggcgtggtgcgatacgtccacaaaacatgggcgagctcttcaacccacctccctttcgcgtcgtctaacctcttcttcagcccattcactatggttttgttaaCTGCCTCGGCTTGTCCGTTACCCTGCGGGTAGGCTGGTGTAGAGTACCTGTTGACAATCCCCAATTCACTGCAATATTCTCTgaaggccttgctatcaaattgtagtccattgtccgagattagggtgtgTGGGGTGCCGAATcgggtgacaatgtttttccagataaacttcttgacatcaacatccctaatgtttgccagtgCCTCAGCCTCAACCCATTTCGTaaagtaatcggtgccgacgagaagaaacctcttgttccccgcagccttggggaacggacctagtatgtctaggccccattgtgcaaatggccaagggctggacaatggGTTAAGCACCCCACCGGGCTGATGTATATTCGGAGCGAAccgttggcattggtcacacttcttcacatattccagagcttCCTTAtgcatgtttggccaccagtaacccagcgtcatagccctgtgggagagggaccggcCCCCCGTGTGGCTCCCGCAAATCCCTTCGTGCAACTCCTCCAGAATGAGTTCAGTTGCGCCTGGGTGTACACACACCAAGTATGGCCCCGAGAATGAACGTCTGTAGagcttggagtcctcggacaaccagaatcgagaaGCTCTCCTCCGGATTTTGTCGGCCTCGACTTTGTCGTTGGGTAAGGAATCATTCTTCAAGAACTGTacaagagggtccatccagcttggtccCCCGCCGACATTGTGTATCCGAACACCTTTAGCCTCCTCTTCCGTGGGGCGGCAGAGGTCCTCGACCAAGataacccgcggaaggggctgGGCCGAGGATGTGGCCAGTGTTGCCAAAGAATCGGCGTGAGTATTCCCGCTTCTGGGTATATGCATCAAACGGAAGTCATCGAAGTGGGTGCGTAAGCGTTTAGCTTGGGCAAGATACcgttgcattctttcatctttcgcctccaattccccgcttacttgccccactacgagtcttgaatccgagaatatgctcGCGCATTTCCCACCCAGCTTCCGGATCATCGACATCCCTTCCAGCAGCGCTTCATACTCAGCTTCGTTATTTGTTGCCTGGAATCCCAGTCTCAACGACTTCTCCAGGGTTATACCTTCGGGAGAGATTAGAACGAGCCCCACTCCAGATCCCTTTTGGTTCGCTGCACCATCAATGTATGCTCTCCACTCGTCGTGCTCTTGCACAGAAATCGCGCTGACCAGTCTCCTATCATTATTCGGTGACCCTGACACGTCCGTTCCTTCCACGGTTGGTTCCGCGAATTCAGCTACCAGATCAGCGAGGACTTGACCCTTTATGGCGGTGCGCGGCATATATCTGATGTCAAAGGCGCTTAAGATGGTGCCCCACTTAGCGATTCTCCCAGTGTAGTCGGCGCTGCGGAGGACTGATTTCaatggaagttgggttagcacaACAACTGTATGTGCTTGAAAATAGTGGggaagcttctttgtagcttgcacgacagccaatattgccttttcgagggggagatACCGGGTCTCAGCCTCCTGTAGCGACTTGCTTACGTAGTACACGGGCCGTtgcgtgccgttgtcctctcggatCAGTACTAGGCTGACTGCATGATCGGCGACTGCGATGTACGCATAGAGTACCTCATCGGTCTCGGGGCTGGACATGATCGGaggtcgggcgaggtattccttgagctgttggaaagccatgtcacactcctcagtccactcgaaacccttccacttgtgcaataagaggaaaaaaggtCGGCATCGATCCGccgagcgggagatgaaacggttcaaggctgctatcatgccggtaagcttctggacttctttgggattcTGAGGCGGTTGCATACTATGAATGgcccttatttggtcagggttaacttcGATCCCCCGgtgggttaccatgtagccaaggaattttcccgatcccactccaaatgaacacttggatgcgttcagtcgcAGCCTGTACCTTCTCAGGATGTGAAACACCTCGTCAAGGTCCCTGATGTGGTCGGTCTCCAATTTgctctttacaaccatatcatctatatacacctcgacagtttttcccatctgtcgttcaaacatcctagtcatcatcctttgataggtcgaaccagcattcttcaggccaaaaggcatcaccttgtaatgataattgccaattggggtgacaaaggcagttttttcctggtcttccgtggccaaggatatctgatggtagccctggaaagcgtccaaaaaactcattcggggatgccCGACGGTTGCGTCGACCAGTCGGTCTATTCGCggcattgggaaaggatccttcgggcaagccttatttaagtccgtgaagtccacacagactcgccatttcccgctcttcttcttcaccacgactgtgttcgccagccattcggggtagaagacttccttgatagccccagctcttTTCAATTTCGCCACCTCTTCCCTCACAGCGTCTGCATGCTCCCTTGACGGGCGCCGAGGCGGCTGCTTCTTTGGGGTAATAGCTGGGTTAAcgttaaggtgatggcgtattaggtctgagtcaaccccaggggcttcataaggatcccaagcgaatacatccTCATTTCGACGCAGAAAATCAATTAGCGCCgacttctcctgtgctggtAGCTCCGAGCCAATCTGGAAAAACTTTtcggggtctgatccgacgagcacTTTCTCTAGCTCTTCACAACTCGCCTCCAGGTCCGGTCCTTCATTACCTGCAACTCGGACCGGGgcttttgattgctataaggtaTTCCCGGTTGAAGTGGAAGGCGCGTCGCTTAATTGTCGAGCAATGGCCGATACCATGCAATGCCTGGCCATTCCTTGATCCCCcactatctctttgattcggCCCTCTGAGGGATACTTCACCTTCTGGTGCAGGGTAGATGACACAGCCCCTAGCGtatgaagccatggccgtgccACGATAGCTGTGTAGGGTGAGTATGCATCCACCACAATGAAATCCACTTCCACTATTTCTatgtctgtttgcacaggcaatCT of the Quercus robur chromosome 10, dhQueRobu3.1, whole genome shotgun sequence genome contains:
- the LOC126703838 gene encoding uncharacterized protein LOC126703838, with amino-acid sequence MPRTAIKGQVLADLVAEFAEPTVEGTDVSGSPNNDRRLVSAISVQEHDEWRAYIDGAANQKGSGVGLVLISPEGITLEKSLRLGFQATNNEAEYEALLEGMSMIRKLEKSLDLLEERRDCAMVHLTQYQQKLKRGYDAKVKSRPLTPGDLVLRKVLGNARNLAWGKLGPNWEDPYRITSVAGIGAYYLEDLDERLYCAIFNKR